In the Populus trichocarpa isolate Nisqually-1 chromosome 1, P.trichocarpa_v4.1, whole genome shotgun sequence genome, one interval contains:
- the LOC7487813 gene encoding BAG family molecular chaperone regulator 4 — MKKSKNTETRESNYREIHWELRPGGMLVQKMDVGDGSSGPMIKIKVSHGLCHYDIAVPAQSTFGDLKKVLAHETGLESKEQRLLFKGKEKENDEYLHMVGVKDMSKVILFEDPASKERKLEEMKRNQDTLKAYEAVARVRAEVDKLCEKVVALETNIRSGTKIAEKEFSVLTELLMIQLLKLDSIEADGQAKVQRKIEVRRIQSFVDTLENLKVRNSKSFSHNSNAVSVTTKWETFASGVGSLSAPVPLQSATKLNQDWELFD, encoded by the exons atgaaaaaatcaaaaaacacagAGACAAGGGAGTCCAACTACAGGGAGATACACTGGGAACTTAGGCCTGGTGGCATGCTTGTTCAAAAGATGGATGTTGGGGATGGTTCTTCTGGGCCTATGATCAAGATCAAGGTCTCTCATGGCTTATGTCACTATGATATTGCTGTCCCTGCTCAATCCACTTTTG GGGATTTGAAAAAAGTCCTTGCCCATGAGACTGGTCTGGAGTCTAAGGAGCAGAGGCTATTGTTTAAAGGCAAAGAAAAGGAGAATGATGAATATCTGCACATGGTAGGTGTAAAAGACATGTCAAAGGTGATACTTTTTGAGGATCCAGCCAGCAAAGAGAGGAAGCTTGAGGAGATGAAGAGAAATCAGGATACATTAAAAGCTTATGAAGCTGTTGCCAGAGTGAGGGCAGAGGTTGATAAACTTTGCGAGAAG GTTGTTGCATTAGAGACAAATATTCGCAGTGGGACAAAGATTGCAGAAAAAGAATTTTCTGTCTTAACAGAATTGCTTATGATACAATTGCTTAAATTGGATTCAATTGAGGCAGATGGACAAGCGAAAGTGCAGAGAAAGATTGAG GTTCGTCGAATCCAGAGCTTTGTGGACACACTCGAGAATTTGAAAGTGAGAAACTCTAAATCGTTTAGCCATAACAGCAACGCAGTATCGGTGACTACTAAATGGGAGACATTTGCGTCTGGAGTTGGAAGCCTGAGTGCCCCTGTTCCACTACAATCTGCCACAAAACTAAATCAGGACTGGGAGCTGTTTGACTAA